Proteins found in one Nitrospinota bacterium genomic segment:
- the lepB gene encoding signal peptidase I, giving the protein MSKKALLWDYAKAIITALVFAYIFRATIAGSYEIPSESMVPALQVGDRLLVDKLAYRFRNPVRGDIVVFKYPKDPSRDFIKRIIALPGETLEIRNRVVYIGGVPLADSTFVYHSDPAWQRVPVRDDYGPVIVPPDAYFMMGDNRENSADSRVWGFLNRDMVVGRAFVIYWSRNPETAFPREIRWDRFGKLLG; this is encoded by the coding sequence GTGTCGAAGAAAGCGCTGTTGTGGGATTACGCCAAGGCGATTATCACGGCGCTCGTTTTCGCGTACATCTTCCGCGCCACCATCGCCGGGAGTTACGAGATACCGAGCGAATCCATGGTTCCCGCGCTCCAGGTCGGCGACCGTCTGCTGGTGGACAAGCTGGCCTACCGTTTCCGGAACCCCGTGCGCGGCGACATCGTCGTTTTCAAGTATCCCAAGGATCCCAGCCGCGACTTCATCAAGCGGATTATCGCCCTGCCGGGGGAAACGCTGGAGATACGCAACCGCGTGGTTTATATCGGCGGTGTGCCGCTGGCCGATTCCACGTTCGTCTATCACAGCGACCCGGCGTGGCAGCGCGTTCCGGTACGGGATGACTACGGCCCGGTGATTGTTCCGCCGGACGCCTATTTCATGATGGGGGACAACCGCGAGAACAGCGCGGACAGCCGCGTGTGGGGCTTTCTGAACCGGGATATGGTGGTCGGCCGCGCATTCGTCATTTATTGGTCGCGTAATCCTGAAACGGCGTTCCCGCGCGAGATACGCTGGGACCGTTTCGGGAAATTGTTGGGCTGA
- the lepB gene encoding signal peptidase I, protein MANGTQPPRQRGKGLLREYIEAILVALIAALLIRTFVAQAFRIPSGSMIPTLLVGDQLLVDKVAYRFRPPARGDIVVFKYPGDESRDFIKRVIGLPGDIVEVRAKAVYINGAPLNERYAFHDAFDHMRIIPRDDFGPVTVPPDKYFVMGDNRENSQDSRFWGFLERDKIIGRAFILYWSRDVDPIFPLGIRWGRFGLLIE, encoded by the coding sequence ATGGCAAACGGCACGCAACCGCCGCGGCAGCGGGGAAAAGGGCTTCTCCGCGAATACATCGAGGCGATCCTCGTCGCCCTTATAGCCGCGTTGCTCATCCGCACCTTCGTGGCGCAGGCGTTCCGCATCCCCAGCGGCTCCATGATCCCCACGCTGCTGGTGGGGGATCAACTGCTGGTGGACAAGGTGGCCTACCGCTTCCGCCCGCCGGCGCGCGGCGACATCGTCGTCTTCAAGTATCCCGGCGACGAAAGCCGCGATTTCATCAAGCGGGTTATCGGTCTTCCCGGCGACATCGTGGAGGTGCGCGCAAAGGCCGTTTACATCAACGGCGCGCCGCTGAACGAGCGATATGCGTTCCACGACGCGTTCGACCATATGCGCATCATCCCGCGCGACGATTTTGGGCCGGTGACGGTGCCGCCGGACAAATACTTCGTGATGGGGGACAACCGCGAAAACAGCCAGGACAGCCGCTTCTGGGGTTTTTTGGAGCGCGACAAGATTATCGGCCGCGCCTTCATCCTCTACTGGTCGCGCGATGTGGATCCCATTTTTCCGCTCGGCATCCGCTGGGGCCGCTTCGGCCTCCTCATCGAATAA
- a CDS encoding mannose-1-phosphate guanylyltransferase/mannose-6-phosphate isomerase, giving the protein MNFAPVILSGGDGVRLWPLSRALYPKQFLSLTAEKTLLQETVCRLDGMSLEGIGVDPPLIVCGGESRFLVKEQMEEMERRGYSIILEPAGRNTAPALTLAALEIVARHGDAVMGVFPADHVIRHPERLHESIRRAMPLAMRGMIAAFGIEPARPESAYGYIKRGTALIDGEGAHEIELFIEKPGMEKTREWFGAGGYYWNSGIFICKASVWLETIRRLRPDIHGCVANAHDGGKRDTPFFHAGDAFAGCPGESIDRCVMEKLGGPAADRIGAVLPLDAGWADVGSWSALWELLEKDGNRNAAWGDVFAHDTRGSLLLSETRLLAALGLEDVLIVETADAVLVAKKSHAEQVRNVVEWLKEKKRREHISHQRVFRPWGYYQVIDAGERYQVKRIMVTPGQSLSLQKHLRRAEHWVVVKGTAKVTCGEKVFDLTENQSTYIPIGAMHRLENHGTEPLEMIEVQSGAYLGEDDIIRFDDKYKRP; this is encoded by the coding sequence ATGAATTTTGCGCCGGTGATACTTTCAGGCGGGGATGGAGTGCGGCTGTGGCCCCTATCGCGCGCGCTTTACCCAAAACAGTTTCTTTCCCTCACGGCTGAAAAGACGCTTCTGCAGGAAACGGTTTGCCGGCTGGACGGCATGTCGCTGGAGGGAATCGGCGTTGACCCGCCGCTCATCGTTTGCGGCGGTGAATCGCGCTTTCTGGTCAAGGAGCAGATGGAGGAGATGGAGCGGCGCGGTTATTCCATCATCCTGGAACCGGCGGGCCGGAATACGGCCCCCGCCCTCACGCTTGCCGCGCTTGAGATTGTCGCCCGGCACGGCGACGCGGTCATGGGGGTTTTTCCCGCCGACCATGTCATCCGGCATCCGGAACGCCTTCATGAATCCATCCGGCGGGCCATGCCGCTGGCGATGCGCGGGATGATAGCGGCCTTTGGCATTGAACCGGCAAGACCGGAATCCGCCTACGGCTATATCAAACGGGGAACGGCGCTTATCGATGGAGAAGGGGCGCACGAAATTGAGCTGTTCATTGAAAAACCGGGGATGGAAAAAACGCGGGAGTGGTTTGGCGCGGGCGGTTACTACTGGAACAGCGGTATTTTTATCTGCAAGGCATCGGTATGGCTGGAGACGATACGGCGGCTCCGGCCCGACATTCATGGCTGTGTTGCCAACGCCCATGACGGCGGCAAGCGCGACACCCCCTTTTTCCACGCCGGGGATGCTTTTGCGGGCTGTCCGGGCGAATCCATAGACCGCTGCGTGATGGAAAAACTCGGCGGGCCGGCCGCGGACCGGATCGGCGCGGTTCTGCCGTTGGACGCGGGATGGGCGGACGTCGGCTCGTGGTCCGCTTTGTGGGAACTGCTGGAAAAGGACGGAAACCGAAACGCCGCATGGGGGGACGTCTTCGCGCATGACACGCGCGGCTCGCTGCTGCTGTCCGAAACGCGCCTGCTGGCGGCGCTGGGGCTGGAAGACGTGCTGATCGTGGAAACGGCCGATGCGGTGCTGGTGGCGAAAAAATCGCACGCCGAGCAGGTGCGCAATGTGGTGGAGTGGCTCAAGGAAAAAAAACGCCGCGAGCATATCAGCCACCAGCGGGTGTTCCGCCCGTGGGGGTATTACCAGGTGATCGACGCGGGAGAACGCTATCAGGTGAAGCGGATCATGGTAACGCCCGGCCAATCGCTTTCGCTTCAAAAACACCTGCGGCGCGCCGAACACTGGGTCGTGGTGAAGGGAACGGCGAAGGTTACCTGCGGCGAAAAGGTGTTCGACCTTACGGAGAATCAATCAACATACATTCCTATCGGGGCGATGCACCGTCTGGAAAACCACGGAACGGAACCGCTGGAAATGATCGAAGTGCAGTCCGGCGCCTACCTCGGCGAGGACGACATCATCCGCTTCGACGACAAGTACAAGCGCCCGTAG
- a CDS encoding c-type cytochrome, with protein MKLWHNTAFVMAAAALITVAVPAEAKKHAKEGGYKWDLPAGIARGDLKIPADNPMTNAKVELGRLLYFDKRLSADDTVACASCHAPEHGFTDNAPVSTGIKGQKGGRSAPTVINRALSEGQFWDGRAISLEAQAKGPLTNPIEMGMPDHDAVVAKLKNIKGYQKMFARAFGKPGVNIDRVAQAIAAFERTVLSGNSKYDRHQAGDKKAMNEAEARGMELFNGKARCATCHNGVNFTDEQYHNIGVGMAAKEPDVGRQNVTKGDADKGAFKTPTVRDITATGPYMHNGQEKTLEEVVAYYNKGGFPNANLDPLMEPLNLTDGEQKDVVAFMKALDGQGGWKNITAPKKFPK; from the coding sequence ATGAAACTTTGGCACAACACCGCGTTTGTTATGGCCGCCGCGGCGCTTATCACCGTGGCCGTTCCCGCCGAAGCGAAAAAACACGCGAAAGAGGGCGGCTACAAATGGGATTTACCGGCGGGTATCGCGCGGGGCGATCTGAAAATTCCCGCCGATAACCCGATGACCAACGCGAAGGTGGAGCTTGGCCGCCTCCTCTATTTCGACAAGCGCCTCTCCGCCGATGACACCGTCGCCTGCGCCTCGTGCCACGCGCCGGAACATGGCTTCACCGACAACGCGCCGGTTTCCACCGGCATCAAGGGGCAGAAGGGGGGCCGCAGCGCGCCGACCGTCATTAACCGCGCTCTTTCCGAAGGCCAGTTTTGGGATGGCCGCGCCATCAGCCTCGAGGCGCAGGCCAAAGGCCCCCTCACCAACCCGATTGAGATGGGAATGCCCGATCACGACGCCGTTGTGGCGAAGCTGAAGAACATCAAGGGCTACCAAAAAATGTTCGCCCGCGCGTTCGGCAAGCCGGGCGTCAACATCGACCGGGTGGCGCAAGCCATCGCCGCGTTTGAACGGACCGTGCTTTCGGGCAATTCAAAATACGACCGCCATCAGGCGGGCGATAAAAAGGCGATGAACGAAGCCGAGGCGCGCGGCATGGAGCTTTTCAACGGCAAGGCCCGCTGCGCCACCTGCCACAACGGCGTGAATTTCACCGACGAGCAGTACCACAACATCGGCGTTGGCATGGCCGCGAAGGAACCGGATGTCGGCCGCCAGAATGTGACGAAGGGCGATGCCGACAAGGGGGCGTTCAAGACCCCGACCGTCCGCGACATCACCGCCACCGGGCCGTATATGCACAACGGCCAGGAGAAGACACTTGAGGAAGTGGTGGCGTATTACAACAAGGGGGGCTTCCCGAACGCCAACCTCGATCCGTTGATGGAACCGCTCAACCTGACCGACGGCGAGCAAAAAGACGTTGTCGCCTTTATGAAGGCGCTCGACGGGCAGGGGGGGTGGAAGAACATCACGGCCCCGAAAAAGTTTCCGAAGTAA
- a CDS encoding response regulator, whose product MPINSVLVVDDEPDVLEITAHFLHGKGFDVARATNGADALRLAAGNVPDVVLLDISMPGMDGIAVLKELRVKHPSTEAIMITAHNEVATAITCMQEGAYGYLVKPLDFNQLHLEVSRALEHRRMALALDDFHKNLELKVEERAGEVRRLNEKLRENFLASVRVLMSLLEVYEPYMGSHLKRVGALAVEMGRALNLPEREREDLEIAALLHDIGRVALPDEHVHAGFNELPAEHISYVKQHTVIAQHILSPSGELENAGKIIRSMHEHLDGSGFPDELRDDDIPRLSRILGVINAYDELVHRRRFTHEHIGSHEEGDVFALRHLYSVAGRHFERRIIEALEKVLEDVRIRERNEVRLTVRELKPGMQLARDIYTHERLLLLGKGSTLTSLHIKRIEAFCRMKMVNNEFFTVHGGIA is encoded by the coding sequence ATGCCGATTAACAGCGTATTGGTGGTGGATGACGAGCCGGATGTACTCGAAATAACGGCGCATTTTCTCCACGGCAAGGGGTTTGATGTGGCCCGCGCCACGAATGGCGCGGATGCTTTGCGGCTGGCGGCCGGCAACGTCCCCGATGTTGTGTTGTTGGATATCTCCATGCCGGGGATGGACGGCATTGCCGTGCTCAAGGAACTGAGGGTGAAGCACCCCTCCACTGAAGCCATCATGATCACCGCCCACAACGAGGTGGCGACCGCCATCACGTGCATGCAGGAGGGGGCTTACGGCTATCTGGTGAAACCGCTCGATTTCAATCAGCTCCATCTGGAGGTGAGCCGGGCGCTGGAACACCGCCGGATGGCGCTGGCATTGGACGATTTCCACAAAAACCTGGAACTGAAGGTGGAGGAGCGCGCCGGGGAGGTGCGGCGGCTCAACGAGAAGCTCCGGGAGAATTTTCTCGCCTCGGTCCGCGTGCTGATGAGCCTGCTGGAAGTGTATGAGCCGTACATGGGGAGCCACCTCAAGCGGGTGGGGGCGCTGGCGGTGGAGATGGGGCGCGCGCTGAACCTGCCGGAAAGGGAGCGCGAGGACCTGGAGATCGCCGCCCTGTTGCACGATATCGGCCGTGTGGCGCTTCCCGACGAGCATGTCCACGCCGGTTTTAACGAGCTCCCGGCGGAACACATCTCTTACGTCAAGCAGCACACCGTCATCGCCCAGCATATCCTTTCCCCTTCCGGCGAGCTGGAGAACGCGGGGAAAATCATCCGCAGCATGCACGAGCATCTCGACGGCAGCGGCTTTCCCGACGAGTTGCGCGATGATGATATCCCGCGCCTTTCCCGCATACTCGGGGTGATAAACGCCTACGACGAGCTGGTGCATCGCCGCCGTTTCACCCACGAGCATATCGGCAGCCACGAGGAAGGGGATGTCTTCGCCCTGCGGCACCTCTATTCGGTGGCGGGACGGCATTTTGAGCGCCGCATCATCGAGGCGCTGGAGAAGGTGCTGGAAGACGTGCGGATTCGCGAGCGCAACGAGGTGAGGCTGACCGTGCGGGAACTCAAGCCGGGTATGCAATTGGCGCGGGACATCTACACGCACGAGAGGCTGTTGCTGCTTGGAAAGGGGAGCACGCTCACATCGTTGCACATCAAGCGGATCGAGGCGTTTTGCCGGATGAAAATGGTGAATAACGAATTTTTCACCGTACACGGCGGCATCGCCTGA
- a CDS encoding sigma-54-dependent Fis family transcriptional regulator, which translates to METPLILIVDDEPDNLEVLESRLTRRNYRVVSADSGVKALKLLEEVEPDMVLLDVMMPGMDGFETLTRMKEMRKGVFMPIILVTAQDDKESRIKGLDTGADDYVTKPVDIDELMARIRAMLRIKDLKRQITAKDREISRLSRELKETNRYQDIIGASAVMKELGDRIRGAAGIGSPVLIEGESGTGKELVAKGIHYASTRAERPFIAVNCAALPSELIESELFGHRKGAFTGAMVAAEGLFKAADGGTIFLDEITEMPVEVQAKMLRVLQEGTVRPVGGTGETPINVRVVAATNIDVGRAVKEGKLREDLYYRINVLNIKLPPLRARKEDIPLLAQGIIERLNARFGRRVKGISAGALAALARHDWPGNVRELQNVIERCFSLPDIEVIEERHIQIAPLAGSRETPAAVPVPADGGDVLSLDEAEKKLILSALAKTGNNKLKAAQLLGIHRSRLYKKLERYGIKD; encoded by the coding sequence ATGGAAACCCCTTTAATACTGATAGTTGACGATGAACCGGACAACCTTGAGGTACTGGAAAGCCGTTTGACCCGGCGCAATTACCGTGTCGTCTCAGCCGATAGCGGCGTGAAGGCACTTAAATTGCTAGAGGAAGTAGAGCCGGATATGGTTTTGCTGGACGTGATGATGCCGGGGATGGATGGGTTTGAAACACTCACCCGGATGAAAGAGATGAGAAAAGGGGTTTTTATGCCGATCATCCTCGTTACCGCGCAGGACGACAAGGAAAGCCGCATCAAGGGGCTTGATACCGGCGCGGACGATTATGTGACCAAGCCGGTCGATATAGACGAACTGATGGCCCGCATCCGGGCGATGCTCCGCATAAAAGACCTCAAGCGGCAGATCACCGCCAAGGACCGCGAGATCAGCCGCCTTTCGCGCGAGTTGAAGGAAACCAACCGTTATCAGGACATCATCGGCGCGAGCGCCGTGATGAAAGAGTTGGGCGACAGGATACGCGGCGCCGCCGGCATCGGCAGTCCCGTGTTGATCGAAGGGGAGAGCGGCACCGGCAAAGAGCTGGTGGCCAAGGGCATCCACTACGCGTCGACGCGGGCGGAGCGCCCCTTCATCGCGGTCAACTGCGCCGCGCTTCCCTCCGAATTGATCGAGAGCGAACTGTTCGGGCACCGGAAGGGGGCATTCACCGGCGCGATGGTTGCCGCCGAGGGACTTTTCAAGGCCGCCGACGGCGGCACCATTTTTCTGGACGAAATCACCGAAATGCCCGTGGAGGTTCAGGCGAAGATGCTGCGCGTGCTGCAGGAGGGGACGGTTCGCCCCGTCGGCGGCACCGGGGAAACGCCGATCAACGTCCGCGTCGTCGCCGCCACCAACATCGATGTGGGGCGCGCCGTCAAGGAAGGAAAGCTGCGCGAAGACCTGTACTACCGCATCAATGTGTTGAACATCAAGCTGCCGCCGCTGCGCGCCCGCAAAGAGGACATTCCGTTGCTGGCGCAGGGGATTATCGAGCGGCTCAATGCCCGTTTCGGCCGGCGGGTGAAAGGGATCTCCGCCGGGGCGCTGGCGGCTCTCGCCCGGCACGATTGGCCCGGCAACGTGCGCGAACTGCAAAACGTGATCGAGCGCTGTTTCTCCCTTCCCGATATCGAGGTGATTGAAGAGCGGCACATCCAGATAGCGCCGCTGGCCGGTTCGCGGGAGACGCCCGCCGCCGTTCCTGTTCCGGCGGATGGGGGGGATGTTCTTTCGCTCGACGAGGCCGAGAAGAAACTGATACTTTCCGCCCTGGCAAAAACCGGCAACAACAAACTCAAGGCGGCGCAACTGTTGGGCATCCACCGCTCCCGGCTTTACAAGAAGCTGGAGCGGTATGGCATTAAAGATTAG